In Cryptomeria japonica chromosome 10, Sugi_1.0, whole genome shotgun sequence, a genomic segment contains:
- the LOC131046272 gene encoding truncated transcription factor CAULIFLOWER A isoform X1 yields the protein MGRGKIEIKKIENPSNRQVTFSKRRVGLLKKAQELSILCSVDVGLVIFSSNGKLYTYPESSDLERIIERYHFVEGRFQGDPNASFLFKSLKAENQRLRAAMGHFMGENLTQLPLKDLENLEDGLNNSIARVRSRKHEITNQLIQREEHSLRKIQEVERKSEFLRERLAHLQKMVYDCHEGPALDYLQDKAFGQDEQNQFNFLPQTPVLRAQPSEINLTEPDQYLKPELCLGFGSFEKSS from the exons ATGGGTAGAGGAAAGATTGAGATTAAAAAAATCGAAAATCCATCAAATAGGCAGGTTACCTTCTCCAAGAGGAGAGTTGGTCTTCTCAAGAAAGCTCAAGAGCTTTCCATTTTATGTTCTGTTGATGTTGGGCTTGTTATATTCTCCAGCAATGGAAAGCTGTACACATACCCTGAATCTTCTGA TCTAGAACGAATTATAGAGAGATACCATTTCGTGGAAGGGAGATTTCAAGGAGACCCA AATGCTTCCTTCCTTTTTAAAAGTTTAAAAGCTGAGAATCAAAGGCTTCGTGCTGCTATGgg GCATTTCATGGGGGAGAATCTCACCCAACTTCCACTGAAGGATCTGGAAAATCTTGAAGATGGACTCAATAATTCAATAGCTAGGGTTAGATCAAGGAAA CATGAAATTACGAATCAACTTATTCAACGAGAGGAGCACAGTCTAAGGAAG ATTCAAGAAGTTGAAAGAAAG AGTGAATTTCTCCGAGAAAGACTGGCCCACCTGCAAAAAATG GTATATGATTGTCATGAAGGGCCGGCATTGGATTATCTACAGGATAAGGCATTTGGGCAAGATGAGCAAAATCAGTTTAATTTCCTACCTCAAACTCCTGTTCTTCGTGCGCAGCCAAGTGAAATAAATTTGACAGAACCAGATCAGTATCTAAAGCCTGAACTATGTTTGGG ATTTGGCAGCTTCGAGAAAAGCAGTTGA